One Tenrec ecaudatus isolate mTenEca1 chromosome 12, mTenEca1.hap1, whole genome shotgun sequence DNA segment encodes these proteins:
- the ZCCHC3 gene encoding zinc finger CCHC domain-containing protein 3, with product MATGGGTEEERKRGRPQLLPQGRPAARPEEPAGAREKLGWAQVVKNLAEKKGEFRESRPARREEEGGGGGALGAAAGLAASVFGDFPPAGRGDPKGRRREPAGDAVDPRKKKGLADAGRRKKAEAAAMAAPATPGAAEEAAEGPHLDEAAGPAAAAAGKGRFLVRICFQGDEGACPTRDFVVGALILRSIGMEPSDIYAVIQIPGSREFDVSFRSAEKLALFLRVYEEKREQEDCWENFVVLGRSKASLKTLFILFRNETVDVEDIVTWLKRHCDVLAVPVKVTDRFGIWTGEYKCEIELRQGEGGIRHLPGAFFLGAERGYSWYKGQPKTCFKCGSRTHMSGSCTQDRCFRCGEEGHLSPYCRKGIVCNLCGKRGHAFAQCPKAVHNTVAAQLSGVAGH from the coding sequence ATGGCCACCGGCGGCGGcacggaggaggagaggaagcggGGGCGCCCGCAGCTCCTGCCCCAGGGACGGCCCGCTGCCCGGCCGGAGGAGCCCGCCGGCGCCCGCGAGAAGCTGGGCTGGGCGCAGGTGGTGAAGAACCTGGCCGAAAAGAAAGGCGAGTTCCGCGAGTCGCGGCCGGCGCGGCGCGAGGAggaaggcggcggcggcggcgcgctcGGGGCCGCGGCGGGGTTGGCGGCCTCGGTCTTCGGGGACTTCCCCCCTGCGGGCCGCGGGGACCCGAAGGGCCGGCGGAGAGAGCCCGCCGGGGACGCGGTCGACCCGCGCAAGAAGAAGGGCTTAGCCGACGCGGGCCGGAGGAAGAAGGCCGAGGCGGCGGCCATGGCGGCCCCGGCGACCCCCGGAGCTGCCGAGGAGGCGGCCGAGGGGCCCCACCTGGACGAGGCGGCgggcccggcggcggcggcggcgggcaaaGGACGCTTCCTCGTGCGCATCTGTTTCCAGGGCGACGAGGGCGCCTGCCCGACCCGGGACTTCGTGGTGGGCGCGCTCATCCTGCGTTCCATCGGCATGGAACCCAGCGACATCTACGCGGTCATCCAGATCCCAGGCAGCCGCGAGTTCGACGTGAGCTTCCGCTCGGCCGAGAAGCTGGCCCTCTTTCTGCGCGTCTACGAGGAGAAGCGCGAGCAGGAGGACTGCTGGGAGAACTTCGTGGTGCTGGGGCGGAGCAAGGCCAGCCTGAAGACGCTCTTCATCCTCTTCCGGAACGAGACGGTGGACGTGGAGGACATCGTGACCTGGCTCAAGCGCCACTGCGATGTTCTGGCCGTGCCCGTGAAAGTGACCGACAGGTTTGGGATCTGGACCGGGGAGTACAAGTGCGAGATCGAGCTTCGCCAGGGGGAGGGCGGGATCAGGCACCTGCCCGGGGCCTTCTTCCTGGGGGCCGAGCGGGGTTACAGCTGGTACAAGGGGCAGCCCAAGACGTGCTTTAAATGTGGTTCCCGGACCCACATGAGCGGCAGCTGCACGCAGGACAGGTGCTTCAGGTGCGGCGAGGAGGGGCACCTGAGCCCTTACTGCCGAAAAGGCATCGTGTGCAACCTCTGTGGCAAGCGAGGGCACGCCTTTGCCCAGTGTCCCAAAGCCGTTCACAATACCGTGGCAGCCCAGCTCTCCGGTGTGGCTGGCCACTGA